The Coccidioides posadasii str. Silveira chromosome 3, complete sequence genome contains a region encoding:
- a CDS encoding uncharacterized protein (EggNog:ENOG410QDNT~COG:K), producing MTGSKDLVVELIWQHAVNHLKKTKNEIFLPVDIISLIGGDNVEKIKNRLSTMLNMPVVAFEDHANNVYRIMPTPALDGAIESTVAQILPMMATGSHSPQNLGEKLNKQNVSAKAAKVPRPPNAFILYRQHHHPLIKAAHPEYHNNDISILLGKKWKLENAETKAHFKALADKIKRKHAEDHPDYQYAPRKPSEKKRRSVSRRDGFSSKNIQLDTFSPQINTFGNSVQGTQMEVDFCTNVVDTSQSLDNNDDQPATPVVTVQYNPGPEMIQDTSDFIMGLNNGGFLTLQRRLIPSTSASATVPASNSATSNNSNEYEFDMDDYFIPTE from the exons ATGACTGGTTCTAAGGACCTGGTTGTTGAGCTCATCTGGCAGCATGCTGTGAACCATTTGAAGAAAACCAAAAATGAAATCTTTCTTCCCGTGGATATTATCTCACTCATCGGAGGAGATAACGTCgagaagatcaagaatcGCCTGAG CACCATGCTTAATATGCCAGTCGTTGCGTTCGAGGACCATGCGAACAATGTGTACCGCATCATGCCTACTCCTGCTTTAGACGGCGCAATTGAATCTACTGTGGCTCAAATTTTGCCAATGATGGCGACTGGTTCCCATAGTCCTCAGAACTTGGGGGAAAAGCTGAACAAGCAAAATGTTTCGGCCAAGGCCGCGAAAGTTCCTCGCCCTCCCAATGCCTTTATTTTATACCGCCAGCATCACCACCCGCTCATCAAGGCAGCCCATCCTGAATATCATAATAATGATATTT CGATTCTTCTTGGGAAGAAATGGAAGCTAGAGAATGCCGAAACTAAAGCTCACTTTAAAGCTCTTGCCGACAAAATCAAGCGCAAGCACGCTGAAGATCATCCTGACTACCAGTATGCTCCCCGTAAACCGTCCGAGAAAAAACGTCGTTCCGTTTCTCGACGCGACGGGTTTTCTTCCAAGAACATCCAGCTCGATACATTCTCTCCCCAGATTAATACATTCGGTAATTCAGTCCAAGGAACTCAGATGGAGGTTGATTTTTGTACCAATGTTGTTGATACAAGTCAGTCTCTCGACAACAACGATGACCAGCCCGCTACTCCAGTCGTCACTGTGCAATATAACCCCGGTCCAGAGATGATCCAAGATACCTCAGACTTCATCATGGGTCTTAACAATGGAGGCTTCCTTACTCTTCAACGTCGCTTGATTCCATCCACTTCGGCATCGGCTACTGTGCCCGCGAGCAATTCCGCAACCTCCAACAATTCGAACGAATATGAATTCGATATGGATGACTACTTCATTCCGACGGAATAA
- a CDS encoding uncharacterized protein (EggNog:ENOG410PYBK~COG:S), whose amino-acid sequence MDTDKNYEFLMGIKSSFSLDESGSSSSAEDKAVRRQVALLISSYKTSDSRKFEADVKQFLDEGTLPPTINKQDVKSDSTGSGTAIPPGITLEKHLENLQHLIELNNVHPEPEDIAGEEIDFTNLMDFSELEKIPRKLEGFLKWRIAFQQKQANSMLKQYSEKYGYQPLFRKAIREYFTTRDLLGLSNPFWGYRRRRFNTHAQELCAQAINEFPWLNNAEKTVVVQASHCFPQDAEQFWRWITKNRLSYLSLIAMLQDPDHKFTE is encoded by the exons ATGGATACCGATAAAAACTATGAATTCCTGATGGGTATAAAAAGTTCTTTTTCGCTTGACGAGTCTGGAAGCTCTTCTAGTGCGGAGGATAAGGCAGTCCGTCGACAAGTTGCTCTTCTCATCTCTAGCTATAAAACAAGCGATTCTCGGAAATTTGAAGCGGATGTCAAACAATTTCTTGACGAAGGGACACTTCCACCCACCATCAACAAACAAGACGTTAAATCAGACTCTACTGGGAGTGGAACCGCGATCCCCCCTGGAATTACGCTTGAAAAACACCTAGAAAACCTCCAGCATTTGATAGAACTCAACAATGTCCATCCAGAGCCAGAAGACATCGCTGGTGAAGAGATTGATTTTACAAATCTCATGGATTTCTCTGAACTGGAGAAGATTCCTCGCAAGCTTGAAGGTTTTCTCAAGTGGAGGATAGCCTTCCAGCAGAAGCAAGCGAACAGTATGCTCAAACAATACTCAGAGAAGTATGGGTATCAACCACTGTTTCGTAAGGCAATTCGAGAATATTTCACAAC TAGGGATCTTTTAGGTCTTTCAAACCCATTTTGGGGATATCGTCGCCGGCGCTTTAATACGCATGCTCAGGAGCTTTGTGCACAGGCAATCAACGAATTTCCTTGGCTTAATAATgcagagaaaacagtggTGGTTCAAGCAAGCCATTGCTTCCCCCAGGATGCTGAACAGTTTT GGAGGTGGATTACGAAGAACCGACTATCGTATCTGTCTCTTATTGCTATGTTACAGGATCCAGACCACAAGTTCACCGAATAA